TCATTCATTGTCTTGTCCATCCCAGTTCACTGCAGCGGTTTTTGTGGGAGTTGAGAATGATGGGTTAAAGGAGTTCTCACAATACAAGTACTGAGAGGAATTGAGGGAGCTGAGCATCTTTAGTAAATGACAATTAATAAATGTCCTGCAaagctcttaatttttttataatatagTATCCAGGATTGAATTATGAAGTATAATGATGTATGTCCTGTCAGCTGGCAACTGAACATAAGGAGGctaatgagaaaaatgtatATTGAGGTATGTATGTTTCTGCAGTGttataaattgaaaataatttcaagaatATCTCTAGCAACTACCACCCTAGGTTCTGTGTGCTTTGCAGTGCTTTGTTCTTTGGTCTCACATTCCACACTACAGCCTCAGCCCAAAATGATCTGAACTTCGGACACCTCTAGCCAGGAACAAGCTATAGCCTGCAGATAGTTGGATTAGTGCCAGACAGCAAGTTGTGCCTGAGAGGAGGCCCTAGATTTTGCTAGATttctcaaatttaatttttgctagAAAATGCCAGAATGAGACTAGTTACAGCTCTCTGTGATTCAGTCCATACAGGTACATGTGAGATCTGATTTAGCCCTGGACCAAGGCAAAGCAAAAACTGTCTTGGAGCCAAGGAGAGAGTTAATCTCaactgctgagagctgggaggGCAGGACAGTCCTGCTGCCCCTGACCATGCAGAGGGAGAGCCAACCTCTGGCAAGGAGtctgccttgctctgctccttctgtgAGTCCTGCGAGGGGAAATGCTGACCAAACCCATGAGGGGACAAAGCAAAGGAAGTGAAGtttccagcttttccacagCTTTATATATTTACTCTGCTACCTGTTGACATTTTCCTATGTTCAGTGGCCAGAGGTTGCTGAGGCTCGGTGTTTTCCCATCAGTCTGTCACTTCTCTTCCACACTGGACTGAAATTCCTGTGTGTTCCACAGTTCCACATCAGTGGCAAGATGAGAGTTGAATCTGCTGTAATTTGTAGGTGAGCTGTTAACTTAGATATGGAATATGATGTTTCCTGATGCTCTAGGCTTCTTATCCTGACCAATCATTAATGCAGCATATTATGGATATGTTACAGATGTGCCTACCTCCAGCAAATATCTTATTCTCTGGAGCTCTGGGTGCAGTTCTTACATGTATGCTAAATCCCAGACTTTCAGGGAGATGtctatttaaataaacttcAAACTTTATGTATCAGTAAGGAACTTTCTGAGCACCCCCAGTGTGTTCCACTGCCTCTACAGCAGGGAAATGCTCAGGAAAATTTCTGCCTGCAGAGGCCATGCTACTGTTATTACCCTGTGCACATGTTTATTTTGCCTAGCACACAGCCAGTGTATTTGATTTTtaggaaaacacacacatgtGCTTTGTCTTGCCTCTTTCCCTTTATCTGCTCTGGAGTGGGGAGGTTGAGTGTGACAAAAAGGCCCAAAGAGACCAGACTGGGCTACCTGAGTGCCTTGCACTAAAACCAGCTTGCTAAAGATCTTGGATCTcgctttcctttctcttcatttttttctccaccccTGAGCCAAGGATTCTTGGCAATTTCCATCACATTTGTGTAGGATGCGGCACAAACCGAGCAACTTGGGAAATAGCTTCtgtttgctgcagcagaaatcaCCAGCTCAGTCTGAGCTGAAAACAAATTgcacttttcctgctcctgcagtggCCAAACCGTGTTGGGCCATGATCTTTAGAAGTGCAGACAGAGGATTTGGTGTTAAAGAAGGATAAGCATCTTATTGAGACATAACTGCTCCAAGAAGTGAAAGTCTTAATGGAGCTGTGCTGTAGGTGGCTATGGGAAGTCGGGGTGTTGTGAACAGGGTCAGGCCAACCCTGAGGAACTAGCGAATAACCAAGATACACCAGTTTtagcagagaagagagaagaatcCATTTCTTTGTGTACACCTGTGCCTGTGAGACAAAGCAGGGACTAGTCATGCCATCAGCCATTCCAGAGCAGTTGAGGAAGCCCAGAACCATTAGTCCCTCTATGGCCTGTTATCTGAGTTCAGCACTATCCTTGCAGCTTTACCAGTTTCAAACATCAGCTTTGGGTTTGCTCTGAACCAGAATTTGGTTTTCCAAAAGACAGCTAAGCCCTGTCTTCCAGGTCACACGGACTGAGGGGGAGTCCTGGAAAAGTCTCTAGATGACTTGTGCCTTTTTAACTCCCCAGCAATCACCTGGGTCCAAGCTATAATCTTGTTTTACTCCCCAGCATTCCTGCTCTGGAATCCTGCAGCAAACAATCTGTAGCTGGCATCTTTCCATCCATGGGCCCTGGAAATGGTGACTGAGCCCAGACAAAATGCTTGCTGCAAGTCATTCAAATGCTCATGTCATTTGCCGACGGGCAAGAAAGCTCTGTGGTGTAGCAAGGTTCTGACTTACACACCACAGTCCTGAGGGACTTCAGAGAGTTTGTAACACCTCTCTCTGTGGCACAGTAGATCACAAAGTTCCAAATCACTGCATTCCCAGTCTCATAGCAAATCTCTGCCCTGTTTGGGCAGAGGCTCCGTGGCTGAGCTTACACAGTTAGTGCACCAAAATGCACAATAAAACCCAGAGATGTGAATTTAAACCCTCATCTGTTCCCTTCTGAATACAGAGTTGTcctaatatttatatattcagcTCTCCACAGTCCACTAAAGCTGTTATGCCAAGCATCTCACTAGTGATTCTTCAGCTTTTGGGGAAGCCAACCCCAGCTGACAGATACAATAggaaaaatactctgaaaaaggtaaaaaattggattttttaataGGTATAACCCAAACAGGTCAATAGTATATTGCTTTTCATGACTCGGTTTGTGTCACCAGGTTCAgaggtggggaagggaaggtaCTTGTATTTTGTTAATTATTCGTTAATTAGCTGTGGCTAAAAGGAGCAAAGGCCACTGCAAAGCTCTGTATGCTGCCTTGGCAGAACTCGCCTCACCACCACCTCCCACAGCCTGAGCACAGGCAAGGACACTCCTTAGCCTCTCTTCCAGGGCTGATCACATGGGTGACACTTCACTGAAGAACAGTGTTTAAGGGCATCAGAGTGACAGTGGTGTCATTTACTCTGCAGACAAGATGTACCATTACCTGCAATATTCACCAAGTGAGGGTAGCCCAAAGGGAGCAGCTGGCTGGGGATGTATCAGGGAACACAGGAGAAACTGGGACACTTTCAGCCAGCCAGTCACACCCTTGTAAACCACTTTCAACATCAAAGGCATCATTTGCCTCCTGCACTTTCAGACAGGGCAGTTCCAGGCACAGACCCACCCAGTTCAGTGTCGTTGCCACCCTGTCAGTGCTGCACAATAAGCAAGTTTGGGCAGATTTACAGACGTGACAGTGCAGGTATACAAGGAAAGATGGTTTCTTACCTGCTTGTTGATACATAAAGTCCCCTTCTTGTCAGTGCTTACCGCAGTAAGGCCACATTGTTTTGGGTTACTTACTGTGTGTTTTATGATGTGCTTCCTACATTAAAATGTCACTAGTGATTGAAACTGCATAAAATTAGTCTTAAGCCATCCTTCTTTAGAAAGAGAATTAGCTAAGGAATAGAAAAGTTGaggcagtaaaaaaaaccaaaaccctaaTCTACCGGGCAGCTAAAATTCGTTGTGGAAAAGAACATTCACATGGAAACCAGGATGTCGGCTGTCTTGCTCCAGGAACTAGGACCACCACAAGTGACACCAGCAGAACTTAGAacactatttttctttctcagtttctgaatacaatttttctctcttggttTATGGCAGTAAACACTAGGTGCAACAAGTgaaccttattttttttgtcctctgcTAGTTCAGTAGAGATAACACCCCCCTAGGCCACAAAGAGAGTTTTCTTGAAACAAAGTTACATCTCTGAGAATGGATTGCTACACAGGTGCCATTTCCCCCCCAACTCTTCTTGTAGCTTTAAAGTTATCCCACTAGGCACAAATGGTCATTTCTTTCATAcaaatctaaaaaaacccagtccTGTACGAGCCTGACTACTCGAGAGTGTAGCTTTACTTTGGAGTATGGTTTAAAACCAGAGAATGAggttggttatttttgttttcattgaaCAGTTACTGAACAAGAAAGTGAGACTGAGTAGTTTATTTGATGATGTTTCAGACCATAATTGGATGGATTTGGATTATGTTGACCAAAAAATACAGTCTTCACGCTGTTTTACACCATGATCATTATTGGCCATGCACATTCAACAACAGCACCAGCTTAGTCATCTTTAAGCTGCTTGATCTTATGCTTATGGCGCTCGATTTCTTTCTGCAGACGCTCAATCtctttttggtggtggtggatCTCTTCCTCGTGGTGTTTCCGTAAGGCAGAGAGCTGCTCCCGCTCCTTTTCCCTGCAAGAGAGGACGGCAGGAAGTGAAGCCCCGCAGCCGAGCGCCGGCGGGGGAGGCCGGCCGGGCCCTGCCCGGGGCTCGCGGGGAGCGGCTCCACAGGCCCGGGCCCCGCTCACCTGAAGTACCGCTCCTCCTCGGCCGCCTGCTTCTTCCCGAAGGCGCCGCCGGCCTCCCGGATGGaaccgccgccgccgccgcccttCCCAGCGCCTTTCCCCAGCTCGCCCAGCTGCGGGAGAGACGGCGGTGAGCGCGGAAGGACAGACGGACAGGCAGAGGGACAAAGCGACAGACTGACGGGCAGACGGACGGAGGGACAAAGGGACGGACGGACGGGCAGAGGGCTGGACGGACAAAGGGACGGACAGACGGAGGGGAGAAGAGACACTCTCGGAACACCCACCTGGTCGGCGCCCGATCCCGAGCTCCAGCGCTGCTGCTGCGCCAGCAGAGCCCCACGCAGGCCGCCCCGCGNNNNNNNNNNNNNNNNNNNNNNNNNNNNNNNNNNNNNNNNNNNNNNNNNNNNNNNNNNNNNNNNNNNNNNNNNNNNNNNNNNNNNNNNNNNNNNNNNNNNNNNNNNNNNNNNNNNNNNNNNNNNNNNNNNNNNNNNNNNNNNNNNNNNNNNNNNNNNNNNNNNNNNNNNNNNNNNNNNNNNNNNNNNNNNNNNNNNNNNNNNNNNNNNNNNNNNNNNNNNNNNNNNNNNNNNNNNNNNNNNNNNNNNNNNNNNNNNNNNNNNNNNNNNNNNNNNNNNNNNNNNNNNNNNNNNNNNNNNNNNNNNNNNNNNNNNNNNNNNNNNNNNNNNNNNNNNNNNNNNNNNNNNNNNNNNNNNNNNNNNNNNNNNNNNNNNNNNNNNNNNNNNNNNNNNNNNNNNNNNNNNNNNNNNNNNNNNNNNNNNNNNGCGTTCGTGCTCGGTCCGgccctcccacagccctggtggTGGCGGGGGACGGGACCCCGCCTTTGGGCCTCGTTCCGCTCGGCTGAGCCCGGGGGGAGCCGTGCGCTCGCGGTCCCTGCGCGTGTGGCCCCGCCGGGCTCCTGCTCGGCCTCGCTGTGGGCAAACTGTCACCGGGTAGGGCCGTgcgccccgctccgcccgcgGGCCCGCTCTGGGGGCCCAGCTGAACGTGCTTCCTGAGCGGTGGATGCgtgtttctttaaataaaggTGAACATTAAATGTAAATACGTGGTTTGGTTCGGCATAGTACTGTGAAGGGTAAAAACTGAACTAAAGAAGCTGTGTTCAGAGTAAAGTGGGCCTGTGTATTTGCATCAGTATCACTTAATGTGTTTAAAGGGCTGCACTGCCAACAAGgggttaaaagtaaaaatgccGTGGTTTCCAAGGAATCACAGTGACAGAACTGCTGGAGGTgcatggggaggagggaaggcaTAGCTATAGAACAGGCCATAGACGAAACAGGCAGAACTGTTCTGTAGTATTTTTTATCGTTAAAATATGATGTTGAAAATACTActgggctgcaggaaaggataaaaaatatctgctgtTAGTGCCTGTGAAAATAACTACAGGCTTGGGGTAAGCAAGGGGCATTATGAATTGTAGTACATGACAAAGATGACTGGCATACTAACAGCATGGAATAAACTGGTGAGGGTGTTGTGGTGGTCAGTTGATACAGATCACTCTTGTTCTTCAGGTAAAGCAAATTGAAAAACGAGACTCTGTTTTAACatcaaaaaatcaaattgaCCGGCTGACCCGACCTGGATCTTCATATTTCAACTTAAACCCTTTTGAGGTTAGTTTGAACATTCTACACTCCTTTCTGAATTGGTGTATGAGCTTCCTGATTCCTGAGTATTTATTCCAGTAGAAGACAgcataaggaaagaaaaaaaatctcaagatACAGATTCCTGTGCAGGTGGTTTGCGAAGGACAGCAGGATGGTGTATATGTGCTTACTGTCTTTCTTAGTGTTTGATGGCAGCACAAACTATATTGTCACATTTCCCTCATACAACAGCACTGGAAAATTTGGCTGGGTACTTTCTGAACAGGAAGGTGGTAGCTGGAGATGGCAGCTTGGCAGGTTCTGGTCATAGCTCTCTTAATTCAGCATTtctaattatgtattttattttgggtgTCCATCCCACTGAACTGGTATAGTGGATAGGGTAAGAAAAGGTCTCTCAGTGGTCACACCAATGAGGAACCATTGGCTAATGGATAATCTCCTTGCACTTTATAATGTTTGATTCCTGTTGCAGTCAGTTATAAGGTCTTAGTAAGTAGGAAACCCTGAGGATGACAGTAAATAAACAATATGGTATTCATCTGGATTTGGCTTTCCCTGGTGTTatctttgctgcctttttcaAGCCTCAGGTGCTTTTTGTAGTCCCAATTCAGGGCTGGTCAGCCAGATGAATCAGCAGATTCACTTTGACAATGTTCATTTTTGTATAGGTCTTAGTACTTGAAgactaaaataagaaaactgtttcagaGTAGACTGTAGCTCTCCTGTGGGAGagtgttttttatttacagattcTTTGAGTCAGACAAGCATACATCTGCTCACTTGTTGCTTAAACCttattttcaataaatgaaTTCACAAAAGAGTTCCTAAACTCTGCCATATCTGTAAAGTTCAATAAACAAGTGGTGTCACTCATGGAAACCAAACAGTAAACCTCTACTgtcttctttcaaaataataaaattaattaattgttttaaagtaGTGTGTTTCCTGTCCAGTGTTCTGAGTGACCTGACATTGTCCCCAAACCGCCATATGCTTTGGTCAGACTGAACATTGCTACAGGACTCGTTGAAGGCTCAGACCAGTTTATGGATTGTAGCTGTCTACATAAGACTTGAAAGTAGAAAGGACACTGGCATAGCCAGAGGAATCTAGCATTGCTAAAAGAGGTGTCACAAATGTCAAAAAGAttgtgaaatgtttctgttttactgGGTGAAAATTCATGTTGTTGTGGGGCAAGCTTTCTGGTCTGTGTCTCTGTGCCAGTGAACCAAGTGTtaaagaatcatggaataagCTGGGTTGAAAGGcacccatcaggatcattgggtccagctcctggccctgcacagacaccccaacaatcccaccctgggagtgtccaaagGCTTCTGGAGCTCTAGCAGCCTCAGGGTTGTGCCCATTCCtgggggagcctgggcagtgccagcactctctggggaagaacctttccctgatctccaaattaaacctcccctgactcagtTTCATGCAGTTTCCtcatgtcctgtcactggtcatgagagtgaagagatcagtACCTGCCCCTGAGCTGCCCCTTGGAAGAATGTTTAGGAATGTAATGAattctcccctcagcctcctcttctcaggctgaacaaaccaagtgacTTCAGCCACTCCTCGTGAGAGTATTAGAGCTTGCTGACAGGAACCTGAAACATGGAGAGTAGCATCTAactttctctgctttcactgTCTCTTTTAGGTGTTGCAGATGGATCCTGAAGCCACAGatgaggaaataaagaaaagattcCGACAGGTATTCAGCTTTTGCGCTCAAAGTCTGTGGCAAGGAAGTAGAAGTGCTGTAGGGATTGTGCAGCTGAGTGTGAGCACAAGAAGAATGGTAGTAAAGCTGTTTCTGATTAGAGGGGTTCTATTTTTGGCAGAAATGCATAGAACAATGCTTGTATGAAGAAGAGGAGATCTGCAGCAGTGTCCCTGGTCCAAGCATGATAGGCTGCTTTGCCTCTGCCATGTATGATGGAGCTATTGCAAGCTAATATAGCCATGTATAATCAGCTTCTTGAACTTGAGTTCAAAAGGAAgatcaaatgtatttttctcaaatatatGGACTTGGATCCAGattttctctgaagaatttCCATGGTCATTTCTAATGGCTTGGTTACCTGGAAAAGAGGCAGCCCTGCTTACTGGCAGTTCTGCAACACAGGAGACATTACCCCAGCCTCCCTCTGCTGACAGACCTGCACAAAAAGTTTTGAGTTTAATCAGGACATATAGCAAAGAAACAGTATTTGGAGGGCTGCAGCCTCCACCTGGATTAATGGTGTGAGTGTCTTTAGATGGGAAGATGCTGGGTGGCAGAGGAACAGAATATGGGCTACTCTTGTATGTGGGAAGTGAGAGAATAACCTTTTGGTTGTTGCTGGCTTCTCACTTCTGCAAGATAATAGAGTGTGATGTTCTCAGCCTTGGACTGGTAAAACACCACAGGGAGATGTTTTGAATTCAGggtaatgaaatgaaaaatgtgcatGGAATTGTGCATTGAAGAAGTCAAACACCTAAGTGCAGAATGTGAAACAGCCTacaaaggggggaaaaaaggcactGCCTGAAGTAAATTTGCTCAGGATTGAAGGCAAACCTTTTCCTGGGAGCTACAAACTGGCAGCAGTAGAGCTCCTAAAGTAGTTATTTTGTATACTTCAGCACTAAAGTGGTTTCAGTTGCTGCTCTGCacaacaatgacaaaaataaaaggtctctataaaaaaaatatatattaaaataacacaTATGGGGAAAGTTTGAACTagctttctgaaagcagaatgtGGAGGATGTGGTTTCCAGCCCAGTTAAGGTTTCCCTCAGAATGATAATGATCCATGTCCTGCATCTGCCAGGTAGAGTACAGGCAGgagttttcttggaaaaatgaCCACTCTTAAAAAGAGTTTGGTATTTGGACAGCCTTGGGGATGCTGGAGAACTTCTTGAGAGACTGTTTGAAGAtgatctttttgtttgtttcttgtcaAGACCAAGGATACAAATCTTTGATGGGGTTCATATcagcccaggcactgcagctgaGGGGTATTAAATTGTTCCTCTCATCACAAGCTACAGCTTTTCTTGGACAGCCTGTTTGTTACAGGGATTGTTTGTTCTGTCAGCTCATACTGGCACATACTTCTGCATGTTGTCAGCTGGTTTGTCCCAGTACAAAGCAATGTGATCTCTTTGGATTCTTTCTGTCTGAGACTATTTCCCTTCTCTCAAAAATCTCTGAAATACTCTTCATCTTTTACCATGATCTTGATAGCAAGATCCTTTTTCTTACAGCTGTCAATATTGGTGCACCCAGACAAAAACCAAGATGATGCAGATAGAGCCCAGAAGGCGTTTGAAGGTAATACTctctctgggctgctctgggttAGTTAGTAGTTGCAGATTTCTGGTGCTGGTTTAAAAATTCATTAGGGTGGAGGGGGCAGAGAGGCTGCTTCAGATGTGCTTCAGCTGGggcaaaagcagctgtgatagcagcagctgtgtgaggTGGTGGCATTTCAGCAGGTGGCACTAGGTGGCAACAATGGCATTGTCATGTCACAACAGGGACAGACATCTTCATGGGGTTTTGGGATTGTTTAAGAAGAACTGTTTAATCTGTGcattaaattttattcaaagaCCATATGACATAAATAGAGTGATGGTTTTAGGTGTGGGCTTTGCATCACAGTATGGTGTTCATACCTATTACTACGGCTGGTAGGACTGATGCTTTTACCTGCTCCCTTCAGAAGGTATCAGACAGTTCCTGCCATTACTGTACCCCAAAACTCATTCAGCTAATCATGTTATCACTGCCCTAGATgtagttaataaaaaaaaaagcccagtcAAAACAGACTTCCAAACAAATGACCTCCACAAATTCTAGAAGCCAAATTAGTAATGCCAGCAAGTAGCAGTCTTGTGATGCCTTGTGAACATGACTACTGGTGCTATTAATATTGATGCTTTTTGTTAGCTGTAGATAAAGCTTACAAGCTGCTGCTAGATCAGGAGCAAAAGAAGAGAGCCTTGGATGTGATACAGGCAGGAAAAGAATATGTGGAACACACTGTGAGTATTCTATGGGAACATCCAGAGTTGGGGGTGAGTGGTAATTGTTcgtattttgctttttggtgtACTTGATTGATGTTTAGGTCACTAAACTGGGCAAACCTCATAATGGCATTGTGCAGGTGGGCTCCCAGGTCTTCGCAGCAGAAACAAGGCTGCTGTGTCCAGGACTGCTGTTGAGCTCAGTGCAAGATAATTCAGTGAAATTCAGTACTTGAAATAATCAGGTCAGACCACATGATCtgacctaaatattttttttctgagtctgtGAATGAATGATGCAGTTCAGATATGTGCAGGTGGAAGAGAATAGGTGGTGACAGCAGGTGGAGACTGGGAAGTTTGGGGAATACCGACCTATAAGAAAAGGAGCTTGGATTGCATTGGCCAAGAAGTTAGAGTGATGTGGGTGgattaaaacacagaaagctTGAGGAAGCAGAGATATGGGAGAACTCAGATGCTCTTAACACAAGGAACACTGGCTGTTCTGTTTGTTGTTAGTCACTTGAATATCATGAAGCGCAATAAACTTCCTGCTGGTTTGGATGGTTTATATTGAATAAGAATGTATCTTTCAAGAAACCAAAAGAGATTATGTTGAAGGAATAGTATCCAACACAGTGTGGTTAATTACTACAGTTCATGTGATAGTAATCTTGTATGTGTCTGGGCCTAGGAGGGTTTGgtgtaaaacaaaacatcaatCAAGAACAGAGTTCTTTCTATACATTGGAATAGGAATGCAGAACCAATTAGATACAATTATGTAAGCCCTATAAAATTTTTAAGGCtcttatttttgttcttaatcttcaggtgaaagaaaaaaagaagcagctgaagaagGATGGAAAGCCTCCCACTGTAGAGGAGGATGATCCTGAAGTTGTAAGTTGTACTATGTTCAGAGAAACTGGAGAGTACAAAATGTGTTCTGAGGAATTGAGATTCAAAGCCAGTACAGAAGTACTTATTAGACTTGTTAATGTTGTAAACCCTTACATTTACAGAAGAACAAATTCTGCTCTGCAACTGAAGAGTATCACATCAGGTGATAACTGTGTACTGTGGCAAATAGCTTCACTGTAGTTTAAAGAGTAAATGTATTGTGAGATTACATAGCTCAAAATACAATACCTGTTCTTTTCTCAAAGCAAGTCTTCATTGCCTGTGCATCATACACTCTTTTTTGAATggaatttcttgttttctggcTGCTGGAACTGTggcattcctgctgctggc
Above is a window of Parus major isolate Abel chromosome 23, Parus_major1.1, whole genome shotgun sequence DNA encoding:
- the ATP5IF1 gene encoding ATPase inhibitor, mitochondrial, which encodes GGLRGALLAQQQRWSSGSGADQLGELGKGAGKGGGGGGSIREAGGAFGKKQAAEEERYFREKEREQLSALRKHHEEEIHHHQKEIERLQKEIERHKHKIKQLKDD
- the DNAJC8 gene encoding dnaJ homolog subfamily C member 8; amino-acid sequence: MTGILTAWNKLVKQIEKRDSVLTSKNQIDRLTRPGSSYFNLNPFEVLQMDPEATDEEIKKRFRQLSILVHPDKNQDDADRAQKAFEAVDKAYKLLLDQEQKKRALDVIQAGKEYVEHTVKEKKKQLKKDGKPPTVEEDDPEVFKQAVYKQTMKLFAELEIKRKEREAKEMHERKRQREEEIEAQEKAKREREWQKNFEESRDGRVDSWRNFQANTKGKKEKKNRTFLRPPKVKMEQRE